A genomic segment from Flavobacterium inviolabile encodes:
- a CDS encoding C1 family peptidase — protein MKKIFVSVAFLGLIFSAQAQKYEFQTVTDLEALPVISQGNSGTCWSFSASSFLESEVIRLTGKKIDLSEMYQVRNTYPKKAENYVMRQGKAQFGEGGLAHDVINSVAEYGIVPNEAFTGLNGTSDTYNHAEMVAVIESMLKTYVDNPEKKLSPNWKKAISAVLDIYIGKNVTEFTYEGKKYTPKSFLAMTKINPKEYVTITSFTHVPNYSTFILNVPDNFSNGSFYNMPLDEFISNIDNALATGYTVELDCDVSEPTFSGKYGVAVIPENSEDNKTILTEIKPEKAITPEFRQAEFENLSTQDDHLMHIVGKVKDQKGTVYYKVKNSWGTDASRVANGGYVYMSVPYMKLKAISVMVHKDALLKDTKKKLAL, from the coding sequence TTTACCGGTAATCAGTCAGGGCAATAGCGGAACCTGCTGGAGTTTTTCGGCTTCGTCTTTTTTAGAGTCGGAAGTAATCCGTTTGACCGGAAAGAAAATTGACCTTTCGGAAATGTACCAGGTGCGCAACACCTATCCGAAAAAAGCGGAAAACTATGTAATGCGCCAGGGAAAAGCACAATTTGGAGAAGGCGGTTTAGCACATGATGTGATTAACAGTGTTGCCGAATACGGAATTGTTCCGAATGAGGCATTTACCGGATTAAACGGTACGTCAGACACCTATAATCACGCCGAAATGGTTGCCGTTATCGAAAGCATGCTAAAAACCTACGTTGACAATCCGGAAAAAAAACTTTCCCCAAACTGGAAAAAAGCCATCAGTGCCGTTTTAGACATCTATATAGGTAAGAATGTAACCGAGTTTACTTATGAAGGTAAAAAATATACGCCGAAGAGCTTTTTGGCAATGACCAAAATTAATCCTAAAGAGTATGTTACCATCACTTCTTTTACCCATGTACCCAATTACAGTACGTTTATTTTAAACGTGCCGGATAACTTTTCTAACGGAAGTTTTTACAACATGCCGTTGGATGAATTTATCAGCAATATCGACAATGCGCTGGCAACAGGTTATACCGTTGAATTGGATTGTGACGTAAGTGAGCCTACCTTCTCCGGAAAATACGGTGTTGCCGTGATCCCGGAAAACAGCGAGGATAACAAAACGATCTTAACAGAGATCAAACCGGAAAAAGCAATCACTCCGGAATTCCGTCAGGCAGAATTTGAAAACCTTTCTACCCAGGACGACCATTTAATGCACATTGTTGGAAAAGTAAAGGATCAGAAAGGGACTGTTTACTATAAAGTGAAAAATTCCTGGGGAACCGATGCCAGCAGAGTTGCCAATGGCGGTTATGTGTATATGAGCGTTCCTTATATGAAATTAAAAGCGATATCGGTAATGGTTCATAAAGATGCGCTTTTAAAAGACACTAAAAAGAAATTAGCCTTATAA
- a CDS encoding serine hydrolase domain-containing protein: MKLTKYIPLFSILLILSCNKKDNSRNSDNSTNDTALLAGNFEIKLPKISAKYASDNKAYVERFYNKHFNSNDYSGGFLVAKNGQIIYENYSGYAYKEKNDKITADTPIHIASVSKMLTAVAVLKLVDEGELKLDQTVKSLLPAFPYEKTTVRMLLSHRSGLRNYAYFTADKGVWDKKKTLTNQDVLDLLATKPIGLESQPNTRFGYCNTNYALLALIIEKVTGKSYPVVMKEMIFDPLGMKHTFVFNNLEKKDNVSQSYKGNYLRLAFEFLDQVYGDKNIYSTPRDILKFDIATYNDDFLSKEMKAEMYKGYSYERKGTKNYGLGVRMYEFETGQKYFFHNGWWHGNTSSLVTLRKDTVSIIALSNKYSKKTYQTKKLAPHFGDYPFKFSKEEMEE; the protein is encoded by the coding sequence ATGAAACTGACTAAATATATCCCCCTATTTTCTATATTATTAATATTATCGTGCAATAAAAAAGATAACTCCAGAAACTCCGATAACAGTACCAACGATACTGCGCTTTTAGCCGGTAATTTTGAGATCAAATTACCTAAAATCTCTGCCAAATATGCTTCTGACAATAAAGCTTATGTGGAGCGTTTTTACAACAAGCATTTTAACAGTAACGATTACAGCGGCGGTTTCCTTGTTGCCAAAAACGGGCAGATTATCTATGAAAACTACAGCGGATATGCCTATAAAGAGAAAAACGACAAAATAACGGCAGACACGCCTATCCATATTGCCTCCGTTAGTAAAATGCTAACAGCTGTTGCCGTATTAAAACTGGTTGACGAAGGGGAATTAAAACTGGACCAGACGGTAAAAAGTCTGCTACCGGCTTTCCCGTATGAAAAAACAACGGTAAGAATGCTTTTGAGCCACCGCAGCGGTTTGCGCAATTATGCTTATTTTACTGCCGATAAAGGGGTGTGGGATAAGAAAAAGACGCTGACAAATCAGGATGTACTGGATTTATTAGCGACCAAACCCATCGGTCTGGAATCACAGCCCAATACCCGTTTTGGCTATTGTAATACCAACTATGCCTTACTGGCTTTGATTATAGAAAAAGTAACCGGTAAAAGCTATCCGGTGGTGATGAAAGAAATGATTTTCGATCCGCTTGGCATGAAGCATACTTTTGTTTTTAATAATCTGGAGAAAAAAGATAATGTGAGCCAATCCTATAAAGGAAATTATTTGCGTCTTGCCTTTGAGTTCCTGGACCAGGTTTATGGCGATAAGAATATTTATTCCACCCCGCGTGATATTTTAAAATTTGACATCGCTACCTACAATGACGATTTCTTAAGCAAAGAAATGAAAGCCGAAATGTATAAAGGTTACAGCTATGAGCGTAAAGGAACCAAAAATTACGGTTTGGGTGTCCGTATGTATGAGTTTGAAACCGGTCAGAAATATTTCTTCCACAACGGCTGGTGGCACGGGAACACGTCTTCTCTGGTAACCCTTAGAAAAGACACCGTTTCCATTATTGCATTGTCGAACAAATACAGCAAAAAAACCTATCAGACTAAAAAATTAGCGCCGCATTTCGGGGATTATCCTTTCAAATTCAGCAAAGAAGAGATGGAGGAATAG
- the ygiD gene encoding 4,5-DOPA-extradiol-dioxygenase has translation MATLYPFYNWTQDLKEEDVKLPVLFIGHGSPMNGIEDNEFSRTWTKMGQDIPKPKAVIVISAHWLTRGTHITAMNHPKTIHDFGGFPQALFDVQYPAPGNPELAKATSGLITTTDVGLDHDWGLDHGTWTVVRHMYPNADIPVLQLSIDYNKPPQYHYDLAKQLASLRKKGVLIIGSGNMVHNLRMVAWDKLAEPEYGYDWAVEMNTIFKNKITDGNHKALIDYEKLDKSAKLAIPTPDHYYPMLYTLALQDSKDETSFFNDKAVGGSLTMTSVKIG, from the coding sequence ATGGCAACATTATATCCATTTTACAACTGGACACAGGATTTAAAAGAAGAAGATGTAAAACTTCCGGTGTTATTTATCGGTCACGGTTCACCGATGAACGGTATTGAAGACAATGAATTTTCACGCACCTGGACCAAAATGGGGCAGGACATTCCGAAGCCGAAAGCCGTGATTGTTATTTCGGCACACTGGTTAACGAGAGGTACACATATTACTGCGATGAACCATCCGAAAACGATTCATGATTTTGGTGGTTTTCCACAGGCATTATTCGATGTGCAGTATCCGGCACCCGGAAATCCGGAACTGGCGAAAGCAACGTCCGGCCTGATCACCACTACCGATGTTGGTTTGGATCACGACTGGGGCTTGGACCATGGCACGTGGACCGTTGTACGGCACATGTATCCCAACGCGGATATCCCGGTTTTGCAGCTGAGTATCGATTATAACAAACCGCCGCAATACCATTATGACTTGGCGAAACAACTGGCGAGCCTGCGTAAAAAAGGCGTACTGATTATCGGAAGCGGTAATATGGTGCACAACCTTCGCATGGTCGCCTGGGATAAACTGGCGGAGCCGGAATATGGCTATGACTGGGCTGTGGAAATGAATACCATCTTTAAAAACAAGATCACCGACGGTAACCACAAAGCACTGATTGATTATGAAAAACTGGATAAGTCGGCAAAATTAGCCATCCCAACGCCGGATCATTATTACCCGATGCTGTACACACTGGCATTACAGGACAGTAAAGACGAAACAAGCTTTTTTAATGATAAGGCAGTGGGCGGTTCCTTAACAATGACTTCCGTAAAAATAGGATAA
- a CDS encoding TonB-dependent receptor, with the protein MRFLYIILLLGINTLYAQKHITGQVLDKDTKKPLQSVFVLNPETNDWAITDDNGSFELRMPASKDISISFKLLGKQEMTVTYKKENLNTKLTVYLQNRDLRLDEVVVTARKGKKFSEITIGKEVIEQVQAFSLNEVLEQLPGQAVTNFNLNEFKPIAFRTVKPSLVANAAFGNKSFGTAIVVDGIPISNNENMQSYSGNYGVPFSPNQLGFGDPSSSSGFNGYFSNANFGADLREIPADNIEKIEVVQGVPSAKYGDLTSGLIKIEQKAGKSPYRVYTSLRDGTTEYGFSKGFKASDKIGFINLSVNYLKSNAEPRVSYTEYERITTNLMWSWASKNKNIRNSFSVDYGFNNDNVNYEEEDTDDKIVKNKKKDLSVSNRFKWKFKDTSFFDNLDVNFNFRYSDQYTYESKFVNIGGSIVGTSTEEGVYTGTYTLPSYTSVKAVEGIPVSSFLSADLYKSFNTGDWSHSVLMGTSFRTSDNKGRGRLGSPETMISTFASTNGGSGQGFRPYNYGENIRAEYQYSLYAEDNITRNWENSILYINSGLRYDNQYGFSTLAPRINSYFQYDNFKIRGGFGITSKAPSLNQIYTGPRYYDAVLGDYRYPGYYNLGIVQTYIDYSDNKGLKPTKSMRSELGFDYKLPFGNLNFTGFYNKMYDGITNEGIPTTRAMANLDIQFNGTQTPTYQVTGYTPFYYLQNRLVNKMESKDKGVEFFMSFEKTPFKNVTFDIQGSYTETVNTDNRDFYEKIAGTTPRTEKFAILAPYSENYKSFRLGSNINYHLPKIGLVIAVRSEHFIIENNTYKSGNRLLGYIDENLNRFIIPEAERDTHPLLGVLVQNYPERDRSLQKVYHNFHLRVSKDFKNGFRFSFYANNFLDLKQTEDVIDNGIPTKRTKSDMVQLSFGTKIEYQF; encoded by the coding sequence GTGAGGTTTTTATACATTATACTACTGCTAGGCATTAATACGCTATATGCACAAAAACATATAACCGGACAGGTTCTGGATAAAGACACTAAAAAACCATTGCAAAGTGTATTCGTGCTGAACCCGGAAACGAATGACTGGGCCATTACAGACGATAACGGTTCATTTGAACTGCGTATGCCGGCTTCGAAAGATATTAGTATCAGTTTCAAACTGTTGGGTAAGCAGGAAATGACCGTTACCTACAAAAAAGAAAACTTAAACACCAAGCTTACCGTTTACCTTCAAAACCGTGACTTGCGACTGGATGAAGTGGTCGTAACGGCAAGAAAAGGAAAAAAATTCTCCGAGATCACTATCGGGAAAGAAGTAATCGAACAGGTACAGGCTTTCTCCCTTAATGAAGTACTGGAACAATTACCCGGCCAGGCAGTTACGAATTTTAATCTTAATGAGTTCAAACCAATTGCTTTCCGGACCGTTAAGCCATCCCTGGTAGCCAATGCTGCTTTTGGAAACAAATCGTTTGGTACAGCAATCGTTGTGGATGGTATTCCCATTTCGAACAATGAAAACATGCAGTCCTATTCCGGGAATTATGGTGTGCCGTTCTCACCGAACCAGTTAGGTTTTGGCGATCCCTCCTCTTCCTCCGGTTTTAACGGGTATTTTTCCAATGCCAATTTTGGTGCCGATTTAAGAGAAATTCCAGCCGATAATATTGAAAAGATCGAAGTGGTTCAGGGAGTTCCTTCTGCTAAATACGGGGATCTGACTTCCGGATTGATCAAAATTGAACAAAAAGCCGGAAAATCTCCTTACCGCGTGTACACTTCTTTAAGAGACGGTACTACCGAATATGGTTTTTCCAAAGGTTTTAAAGCCAGCGACAAGATCGGCTTTATCAATCTATCGGTAAATTATTTAAAATCGAACGCCGAGCCGAGAGTTTCCTATACCGAATACGAACGTATCACGACTAACTTAATGTGGAGCTGGGCGAGCAAAAACAAAAACATCCGCAACTCTTTTTCTGTTGATTATGGTTTTAACAACGATAATGTGAATTATGAAGAAGAAGACACCGATGATAAAATTGTAAAAAATAAAAAGAAAGACCTGTCTGTTTCCAACCGCTTCAAATGGAAGTTTAAGGATACGAGCTTTTTCGACAACCTGGATGTGAATTTTAATTTCAGATACAGTGATCAGTACACCTATGAGTCAAAGTTTGTGAACATTGGCGGTAGTATTGTAGGAACCAGTACGGAGGAAGGTGTTTATACCGGAACGTACACATTACCAAGTTATACTTCCGTAAAAGCCGTAGAAGGTATTCCGGTCTCTTCTTTCCTGTCTGCAGACTTATATAAGAGTTTTAACACCGGCGACTGGTCGCATTCGGTACTAATGGGTACTTCTTTCCGCACGAGTGACAACAAAGGCCGCGGGCGTTTGGGAAGCCCGGAAACGATGATCAGCACATTCGCTTCTACAAACGGTGGATCCGGACAAGGTTTCCGTCCGTATAACTATGGCGAAAATATCCGTGCCGAATATCAGTACTCCTTATATGCAGAAGACAACATTACCCGCAACTGGGAAAACAGTATTCTATACATAAACAGCGGTTTACGCTACGATAACCAATACGGTTTCTCCACTTTGGCTCCCCGAATCAACAGTTATTTTCAATATGATAACTTTAAAATCCGCGGCGGATTTGGTATCACTTCGAAAGCGCCTTCTTTAAACCAGATTTATACCGGACCAAGATATTATGATGCCGTTTTAGGAGATTATCGTTACCCGGGTTACTACAATTTAGGAATTGTTCAGACCTATATTGATTATTCCGATAACAAAGGTTTGAAGCCTACAAAGAGTATGCGTTCGGAATTAGGCTTTGATTATAAACTACCTTTCGGAAACCTGAACTTTACCGGTTTTTATAATAAGATGTATGATGGAATCACGAATGAAGGAATTCCGACTACCAGAGCCATGGCAAACCTGGACATACAGTTTAACGGAACCCAGACGCCAACCTATCAGGTAACAGGCTATACTCCTTTTTATTACCTGCAAAACAGATTGGTAAACAAAATGGAATCAAAAGATAAGGGTGTGGAATTCTTTATGAGTTTTGAAAAAACACCTTTTAAAAATGTCACGTTTGACATTCAGGGAAGCTATACGGAAACGGTGAACACCGATAACCGTGATTTCTATGAAAAGATTGCCGGCACAACGCCAAGAACGGAAAAATTTGCGATCCTGGCACCATATTCCGAGAATTATAAAAGTTTCCGTTTGGGCTCTAACATCAATTACCATTTACCTAAAATCGGATTGGTTATTGCGGTGCGAAGCGAACACTTTATCATTGAAAACAATACCTATAAAAGCGGTAACCGACTGTTGGGCTATATCGATGAAAACCTGAACCGGTTTATCATTCCGGAAGCCGAAAGAGATACCCACCCGTTATTAGGAGTACTGGTACAAAACTATCCGGAAAGAGACAGATCGCTGCAAAAAGTGTATCACAATTTCCATTTGCGGGTATCGAAAGACTTTAAAAACGGATTCCGTTTTTCATTCTATGCCAACAACTTCCTGGATTTAAAACAAACGGAAGATGTTATAGACAACGGCATTCCGACAAAAAGAACAAAATCCGATATGGTACAGTTATCGTTCGGAACCAAAATAGAATATCAATTTTAA